From a region of the Actinopolymorpha singaporensis genome:
- the sigJ gene encoding RNA polymerase sigma factor SigJ, protein MSTPPESGSSRTGPGPDAIMSERRQLISLAYRLLGSLADAEDAVQETYARWYAMPEGQREDIASPGAWLTTVASRICLDLLGSARARREKYVGEWIPEPVPESTDWISGRRSAGDAAVDPADRITLDESISMAFLVVLDSMTPAERVAFVLHDVFAYPFADIAEIVGRTPAACRQLASSARRRVRASQAPPTPAARQAGIVREFSRAWEAKDVDALIGLLDPDATLVADGGGLALAALHPIEGGELIAHLLADLADRTPGNVTFVEHVVNGQPGLVAQEDGVTISVYAFEMVADRIRHIWAVRNPEKLRPWTGG, encoded by the coding sequence ATGAGCACACCCCCAGAGTCGGGAAGCAGCCGAACCGGGCCGGGACCGGACGCGATCATGAGCGAGCGGCGCCAGTTGATCAGTCTCGCGTACCGGCTGCTCGGCTCGCTGGCCGACGCCGAGGACGCAGTACAGGAGACCTATGCCCGCTGGTACGCCATGCCCGAAGGGCAGCGTGAAGACATCGCCTCCCCTGGCGCCTGGCTGACGACGGTCGCGAGCCGCATCTGCCTCGACCTGCTCGGCTCGGCGCGTGCCCGGCGGGAGAAGTACGTGGGCGAATGGATCCCCGAACCAGTGCCCGAGTCCACGGACTGGATCAGCGGGCGGCGCAGCGCCGGCGACGCCGCTGTCGACCCGGCCGACCGGATCACCCTCGACGAGTCGATCAGCATGGCCTTCCTCGTCGTACTCGACTCGATGACTCCCGCCGAGCGTGTCGCCTTCGTCCTGCACGACGTCTTCGCCTACCCCTTCGCCGACATCGCCGAGATCGTCGGCCGCACACCTGCGGCATGCCGGCAACTGGCCTCCTCGGCCCGCCGCCGCGTCCGCGCCTCGCAGGCCCCACCGACCCCGGCAGCCCGACAGGCCGGCATCGTCAGGGAGTTCAGCCGGGCATGGGAGGCAAAGGACGTCGACGCCCTCATCGGCCTCCTCGATCCCGACGCCACACTCGTTGCCGACGGTGGCGGTCTCGCGCTCGCCGCCCTGCACCCCATCGAGGGCGGCGAACTGATCGCACACCTGCTCGCCGACCTCGCCGACAGGACGCCCGGCAACGTGACCTTCGTCGAGCATGTCGTCAACGGCCAACCCGGCCTGGTCGCACAGGAGGACGGCGTCACGATCTCGGTGTACGCGTTCGAGATGGTGGCCGACCGGATCAGGCACATCTGGGCGGTTCGCAACCCCGAGAAGCTGCGCCCCTGGACGGGCGGCTGA
- a CDS encoding MarR family winged helix-turn-helix transcriptional regulator, which produces MALPGERGVLPDSDAVQAIVDQWRARLPDLDPSPMLILGRIERLAAVCDPILRPPFAAAGLAPGDFDVLAALRRSAPPHALSNGELARATLVTPGAMTKRIDRLAAAGLVTRARARDDARGRVATLTRAGRRLVDKLVRTHMANEAAVLEGLDGSERDQLASLLGKLLASVETAPSD; this is translated from the coding sequence ATGGCCCTACCCGGTGAGCGGGGCGTACTCCCCGACAGCGACGCCGTGCAGGCGATCGTCGACCAGTGGCGGGCGCGACTTCCGGACCTGGATCCTTCGCCGATGCTGATCCTGGGAAGGATCGAACGACTGGCAGCGGTGTGCGACCCGATTCTCCGGCCGCCGTTCGCCGCCGCGGGACTCGCGCCCGGCGACTTCGACGTACTGGCCGCGCTGCGCCGAAGCGCCCCACCTCATGCCCTGTCGAACGGCGAGCTCGCCCGGGCGACGCTGGTCACTCCCGGGGCGATGACCAAACGGATCGACCGGCTCGCCGCCGCGGGCCTGGTGACGCGGGCTCGCGCCCGAGACGACGCCCGGGGGCGGGTCGCCACCTTGACCAGAGCGGGCCGGCGTCTCGTCGACAAGCTCGTTCGCACCCACATGGCGAACGAGGCGGCCGTCCTCGAGGGGCTTGACGGCAGCGAGCGAGACCAGCTCGCCTCGTTGCTCGGGAAGTTGTTGGCATCTGTCGAAACCGCGCCGAGCGACTGA
- a CDS encoding class I SAM-dependent methyltransferase, translating into MTSSTNVRITDQRAPEDRGRPFLPGAGKTWLLPFYDIFSRVAGVRHLHERTAQLAGIAPGQTVMDVGCGTGNLSLAVLAAQPDARVTGLDPDDDALRRAARKAVRRGVSLSLVQGYADRIPAEDASLDHVVSALALHHVDDDGRAGFGSDALRALRPGGKVTIVDFGSPASGNDDAQHSTHGGGHGPAHALRHLPRMLRSRTVRNPAVARNLDGGIVRLLADAGFTDVREVEHLDHRFGPVTFVQATRA; encoded by the coding sequence ATGACGTCCTCGACCAACGTACGCATCACCGACCAGCGCGCGCCGGAGGACCGCGGCCGCCCGTTCCTGCCAGGAGCCGGAAAGACCTGGCTCCTCCCCTTCTACGACATCTTCAGCCGGGTGGCCGGGGTCCGGCACCTGCACGAGCGCACGGCCCAACTCGCCGGCATCGCGCCGGGCCAAACCGTGATGGATGTCGGCTGCGGCACCGGCAACCTGTCGCTCGCCGTGCTCGCGGCTCAGCCGGACGCCCGCGTCACCGGTCTGGACCCAGACGACGATGCCCTGCGCAGGGCGGCTCGCAAGGCGGTCCGGCGTGGCGTGTCCCTGAGCCTCGTCCAGGGATACGCCGACCGGATCCCGGCCGAGGACGCCTCGCTGGACCACGTGGTCTCCGCACTTGCGCTGCACCACGTCGACGACGACGGCCGGGCCGGGTTCGGGTCCGACGCTCTGCGAGCTCTCCGACCAGGAGGCAAGGTCACGATCGTCGACTTCGGCAGCCCCGCGTCCGGTAACGACGACGCTCAGCACTCGACGCACGGCGGCGGTCACGGGCCGGCCCACGCCCTCCGGCACCTGCCTCGCATGCTGCGGTCACGAACAGTTCGAAACCCAGCCGTGGCCCGCAACCTCGACGGCGGCATCGTCAGGCTTCTCGCCGATGCAGGATTCACCGACGTCCGGGAGGTCGAACATCTCGACCACAGGTTCGGCCCGGTCACCTTCGTGCAAGCGACCCGCGCCTAG
- a CDS encoding BBE domain-containing protein produces MRASTTGQEFPRPKNCVAQAWIAKFSLALRPYVDGAYVNVPNIGMAEWETAYWTSNFCRLRRIKSKYDPTNLFHCPWVPSARRTGGHPRRRVHFHVAPRSAEEMATWSPASDRWSGRHAG; encoded by the coding sequence TTGCGCGCCTCCACAACCGGGCAGGAATTCCCGCGCCCGAAAAACTGCGTCGCCCAGGCGTGGATCGCGAAGTTCAGCCTGGCGCTTCGGCCCTACGTGGACGGCGCGTACGTCAACGTGCCGAACATCGGCATGGCCGAGTGGGAGACCGCCTACTGGACGTCGAACTTCTGCCGACTGCGCAGGATCAAGTCGAAGTACGACCCCACGAACCTCTTCCACTGTCCTTGGGTACCGTCAGCCCGCCGCACAGGAGGGCACCCGCGTCGCCGGGTGCACTTCCACGTCGCGCCGCGGTCCGCCGAGGAGATGGCCACGTGGAGCCCGGCGAGCGATCGGTGGAGCGGCCGGCACGCCGGGTGA
- a CDS encoding YqjF family protein — MRGEPLPAADPPPIGGPVLVAQRWREVVLVHWAVDPRAVTPLLPAGTWPDTLDGQAHVGIVAFGIPGTYAFGRAPVGSAYEVNVRVYCVDEEGRHSTVFLRMDVSRPDMVLLARMLARMLAWLPYTWSKISFLNAGGTDSGSRSDFGYRCRPRLARGAPFADLVVEPGPAIEAPTALEQFVTARWYLHQGHPLGTYRLPVAHRRWPLHRARPVKIDDSPVRRTGLTPLDPSPLSVLWSPGVDAEFGPPRFCKAP, encoded by the coding sequence ATGAGGGGCGAACCACTGCCGGCTGCTGATCCACCGCCGATCGGCGGGCCGGTCCTTGTGGCCCAGCGATGGCGCGAGGTCGTTCTCGTCCACTGGGCTGTCGATCCCCGCGCCGTCACGCCACTCCTACCGGCCGGCACCTGGCCCGACACGTTGGACGGGCAAGCCCACGTTGGCATCGTGGCGTTCGGGATACCCGGCACGTACGCGTTCGGGCGGGCGCCCGTCGGATCGGCGTACGAGGTGAACGTTCGCGTCTACTGCGTCGACGAGGAAGGCCGGCACAGCACGGTCTTCCTGCGGATGGATGTCTCGCGCCCCGACATGGTTCTACTCGCCCGGATGCTCGCCCGGATGCTCGCCTGGCTGCCGTACACCTGGTCGAAGATCAGCTTCCTGAACGCCGGAGGCACCGACTCCGGATCGCGTTCCGACTTCGGCTACCGGTGTCGACCTCGCCTCGCGCGGGGCGCTCCTTTCGCGGATCTGGTTGTGGAACCCGGACCTGCCATCGAGGCTCCCACGGCGTTGGAGCAGTTCGTCACGGCGCGCTGGTACCTCCATCAGGGACATCCACTCGGGACGTATCGGCTACCGGTCGCGCACCGGCGGTGGCCTCTCCACCGAGCTCGTCCCGTGAAGATCGACGATTCCCCTGTCCGAAGGACCGGCCTGACTCCCCTCGACCCGTCCCCGCTCTCCGTGCTCTGGTCGCCCGGTGTCGATGCGGAGTTCGGTCCACCACGCTTCTGCAAGGCTCCGTGA
- a CDS encoding AraC family transcriptional regulator, with protein MAHPSVEVSPGTSSRLRTLRSDGTPVYRYDNRPGVPPVSVVCFDAEGEHAGFPPVHRHAHDFLVLVYVEDGVGSFSVDGTEWPLRPGQVHAVPPGQVIDVSAVIAMARCRAWSVAFTPDAVPALAAVSPLAWATHPLLAMFATEAGHGLVAEPDRARWSGWLAELSEELADPHRLGAGEVVAGLLTRVLVAAARLAPDASAGTPDPLVEQVFDEIEATFRGPITVGDVARALGYTPGHLTTVVRERTGRPLLEWITERRMTEVRRMLRETDLPLGVVAARTGLRDATYLVRRFRDRYGVTPERWRRNQRAG; from the coding sequence ATGGCACATCCTTCGGTCGAGGTCTCGCCCGGAACTTCCTCGCGCCTGCGTACGCTGCGGTCGGACGGGACGCCTGTCTACCGCTACGACAATCGTCCGGGCGTGCCACCGGTCTCGGTCGTGTGCTTCGACGCCGAGGGTGAGCACGCGGGGTTTCCGCCGGTCCACCGGCACGCCCATGACTTCCTCGTCCTGGTGTACGTCGAGGACGGCGTGGGCTCGTTCTCGGTCGACGGCACGGAGTGGCCGTTGCGTCCTGGCCAGGTCCATGCGGTGCCACCGGGCCAGGTGATCGACGTGTCGGCCGTCATCGCGATGGCCCGCTGCCGTGCTTGGTCGGTCGCCTTCACGCCGGACGCTGTGCCGGCCCTGGCGGCGGTCTCTCCGTTGGCCTGGGCCACTCATCCGCTGCTCGCGATGTTCGCGACCGAAGCGGGGCATGGCCTGGTCGCCGAACCCGACCGTGCCCGGTGGTCGGGATGGCTGGCCGAACTCTCCGAGGAACTCGCCGATCCGCATCGTCTCGGTGCCGGCGAGGTCGTTGCCGGACTCCTCACCCGCGTCCTGGTCGCGGCCGCGAGGCTGGCTCCCGATGCGTCCGCGGGAACACCGGATCCGCTGGTGGAACAGGTCTTCGACGAGATCGAGGCGACTTTCCGGGGACCCATCACCGTAGGAGATGTCGCCCGCGCGCTCGGCTACACGCCGGGGCATCTCACGACGGTCGTACGGGAGCGGACCGGTCGGCCCCTGCTCGAATGGATCACCGAACGGCGCATGACGGAGGTCCGGCGGATGCTGCGTGAGACCGACCTGCCGCTCGGCGTGGTGGCCGCACGGACCGGCCTGCGCGACGCCACCTATCTCGTACGCCGCTTCCGGGATCGTTACGGCGTCACCCCCGAGCGGTGGCGTCGCAACCAGCGCGCCGGGTGA
- a CDS encoding LUD domain-containing protein yields the protein MTTSVPATTFADPASAQSLERAAASLAANGFDVEILDDVAAARVRVRDLVPEGASVFTGASETLRLSGIQDDINVSGRYRAVKPRVLAMDRATSADEIRRLTATPDVVVGSVAAVTETGSLVAASGSGSQLPAYAGGAAHAIWVVGAQKVVPDLDTALRRVHEYALPLESVRAQAAYGYPSAVNRLLVLNAEYQPGRGTVLLLREAIGF from the coding sequence ATGACCACCTCCGTCCCGGCAACGACCTTCGCCGACCCGGCTTCCGCGCAGAGTCTGGAACGTGCGGCTGCTTCCCTTGCTGCGAACGGTTTCGACGTCGAGATTCTGGACGATGTCGCCGCCGCTCGGGTCCGCGTGCGCGACCTCGTTCCGGAAGGTGCAAGCGTCTTCACCGGGGCCAGCGAGACCCTGCGCCTGTCGGGGATTCAGGACGACATCAATGTCAGTGGGCGCTATCGGGCCGTCAAGCCACGCGTACTCGCGATGGACCGCGCCACCTCTGCAGACGAGATCCGGCGGCTGACAGCCACGCCCGACGTCGTGGTGGGCAGCGTCGCCGCGGTCACCGAGACCGGCTCCCTCGTGGCCGCCTCCGGCAGCGGAAGTCAGCTGCCCGCCTATGCCGGGGGAGCCGCCCACGCGATCTGGGTCGTCGGGGCGCAGAAGGTGGTGCCCGACCTGGACACGGCGCTGCGTCGTGTGCATGAGTACGCCCTCCCACTGGAGAGCGTCCGCGCCCAGGCGGCCTACGGATACCCGAGCGCTGTCAACCGCCTGCTCGTCCTCAACGCGGAGTACCAGCCCGGGCGTGGCACCGTCCTGCTCCTCCGCGAGGCAATCGGGTTCTGA
- a CDS encoding DUF3618 domain-containing protein, protein MGQSTEGQLTDQIADTREDLSRNLDALADKVSPSRVVERRKQAVRGRFGRMRDRFMGTAHDVRGIAGHATSHAGGSVSDRASQVGSSASDAASGAVDTVSSTAHGAAHTVQERTEGNPLAVGLIAFGAGALIGSLLPATEKETRAAQQVVETAKEKGQPVVEEAKSVGQEVGQNVREHATEAAQEVRGTAEEGVRQVKDQGQSSAQNVKDDARSRTQ, encoded by the coding sequence ATGGGCCAAAGCACAGAAGGGCAGTTGACCGACCAGATCGCCGACACGCGTGAGGACCTCTCGCGCAACCTCGACGCTCTCGCCGACAAGGTGAGTCCGAGCCGGGTGGTCGAACGCCGCAAGCAGGCCGTACGCGGCCGGTTCGGTCGGATGCGGGACCGCTTCATGGGCACCGCCCACGACGTGCGCGGCATCGCGGGTCACGCCACCAGCCACGCGGGCGGCTCGGTGAGCGACCGCGCTTCGCAGGTCGGAAGCTCGGCCAGTGACGCGGCGTCCGGCGCCGTCGACACCGTGTCCAGCACCGCACACGGAGCTGCCCACACGGTGCAGGAGCGGACCGAGGGCAACCCGTTGGCGGTCGGCCTGATCGCCTTCGGAGCCGGTGCGCTGATCGGATCGCTGCTGCCGGCGACCGAGAAGGAAACCCGAGCGGCCCAGCAGGTGGTGGAAACCGCCAAGGAGAAGGGCCAGCCGGTGGTCGAGGAAGCGAAATCCGTCGGCCAGGAGGTCGGGCAGAACGTCCGCGAACACGCCACCGAAGCCGCACAGGAAGTCCGCGGCACAGCCGAGGAAGGCGTACGCCAGGTCAAGGACCAAGGTCAGTCCTCGGCGCAGAACGTCAAGGACGACGCCAGGTCGCGTACCCAGTAG
- a CDS encoding phage holin family protein: protein MSGTDPFSPSGTYRTTDASGTTAGGHRAEDNRSLGEIVGAIAGDLTTLVRAELDLAKTELKREATHAGKGAGLLGGAGVTGLLALVFVSLALMFLLDNWMPIGLAALIVAAIWGIVAAVLAARGKKELKQPMPPLEATQRTLKEDVQWAKAQKGS from the coding sequence GTGAGCGGTACCGACCCGTTCAGCCCTTCCGGCACGTACCGTACGACGGATGCCTCCGGCACGACGGCCGGCGGTCACAGAGCGGAGGACAACCGTTCGCTGGGCGAGATCGTGGGCGCCATCGCCGGTGACCTGACCACCCTGGTTCGCGCCGAACTCGACCTCGCGAAGACGGAACTCAAGCGGGAAGCGACCCACGCGGGCAAGGGCGCGGGTCTGCTCGGAGGGGCCGGCGTCACCGGGCTGCTCGCGTTGGTGTTCGTGTCGTTGGCACTGATGTTCCTGCTCGACAACTGGATGCCCATCGGCCTGGCGGCGCTCATCGTCGCTGCCATCTGGGGCATCGTCGCCGCGGTGCTCGCCGCCCGCGGCAAGAAGGAACTCAAGCAGCCCATGCCTCCCCTGGAGGCCACACAGCGCACCCTGAAGGAGGACGTGCAATGGGCCAAAGCACAGAAGGGCAGTTGA